The proteins below are encoded in one region of Apium graveolens cultivar Ventura chromosome 4, ASM990537v1, whole genome shotgun sequence:
- the LOC141717985 gene encoding zinc finger BED domain-containing protein DAYSLEEPER isoform X2 has protein sequence MDWGVNNAFKNLKDIEPKAMMDVALISSIDTVDAGLAYSEKANSAPLLKPKKKTMTSIYLKYFDTAPDGKSRKCKFCGQSYSIATATGNLGRHLSNRHPGYDNSGDVVTTPTAQPITIAKKAQAKSPHFVLDHLNWLLVKWLVLSALPPSTLEDKWLVNSFKFLNPSIQLWPGEKYQTVLCDIFRSMQDDVRVVLDQVSSKVSIALDFWTSYEQIFYMSVRCQWIDENWSIQNILIDVCHIPFPCDSTEIYTKLVRVLKFYDIENKVLSCTHDNSPYAVQACHTLKEEIDSQKVSPFCYIPCGARILNSIISDGLRTIKSVISKIREFVLKINTSMEISQDFIQFTAACQEGSWKIPLDTSVRWSGNYQMLDVAGKSMDSIIRKYEETLGSRFLLSPPEKIAITVMYTFLEPFHKTINNICTNKFPTIGLVLFFMDHISETIATCRDSRHNPEWLKNAAEEMAAKAQDYSDQVCNIFTYMTAILDPRIKVELISESLNSENHLEEARSHFMRNYSSNHFPSMTNAYMVQESQDGGTVSFAEEIARKKRRASMSSATDELTQYLSEAPAALQTDVLEWWKSNSTRYPRLSLMARDFLAIQATSVAPEDIFWSKGDEIDRQRFTMPLATTQALLCLKSWTEVGMKLKHKSTVIDYNSLMEVAATAARDNVAVALDRKQK, from the exons ATGGATTGGGGAGTCAACAATGCTTTTAAGAATTTAAAAG ATATTGAACCCAAGGCCATGATGGATGTGGCCCTTATTTCAAGCATCGATACGGTAGATGCTGGGTTGGCTTATTCAGAAAAAGCAAACTCTGCTCCCTTATTAAAACCGAAAAAGAAGACCATGACTTCGATATATCTCAAATATTTTGATACTGCTCCTGACGGGAAGAGTCGAAAGTGCAAGTTTTGTGGACAAAGCTATTCTATTGCCACTGCCACTG GCAATCTGGGTAGGCACCTTAGCAACCGTCATCCAGGATATGATAATTCGGGAGATGTTGTGACTACTCCAACTGCACAACCAATTACAATTGCTAAGAAAGCTCAAGCAAAATCACCTCATTTTGTGCTTGACCATTTAAATTGGTTGCTCGTCAAGTGGCTCGTTCTATCAGCTCTTCCTCCTTCTACCTTGGAGGACAAATGGCTGGTCAACTCTTTTAAATTTCTCAATCCATCAATACAACTTTGGCCTGGAGAAAAGTACCAAACAGTACTCTGTGACATTTTCAGGAGCATGCAGGATGATGTTAGAGTAGTTCTGGATCAGGTTTCATCTAAGGTTTCGATCGCTCTTGACTTCTGGACTTCCTATGAGCAGATTTTTTATATGAGTGTCAGGTGCCAATGGATAGATGAGAACTGGTCCATCCAGAATATTCTTATTGATGTCTGCCATATACCTTTCCCTTGTGACAGTACAGAGATCTACACCAAACTGGTGAGAGTTCTCAAGTTTTACGATATTGAGAACAAAGTTCTATCATGTACTCATGATAATAGTCCATATGCTGTCCAAGCATGCCACACTCTGAAAGAGGAAATTGATAGCCAGAAAGTTAGTCCTTTCTGTTACATCCCATGTGGTGCTCGTATATTGAACTCAATTATCAGCGATGGACTAAGAACCATAAAATCCGTCATCTCTAAGATTCGAGAGTTTGTGTTGAAGATTAATACATCCATGGAGATATCACAAGATTTTATTCAATTTACAGCTGCCTGTCAGGAAGGAAGCTGGAAAATTCCACTTGATACTTCTGTTCGCTGGAGTGGCAATTATCAAATGCTTGATGTG GCTGGGAAATCTATGGATAGCATTATTAGGAAGTACGAGGAGACACTGGGTAGTAGGTTTCTACTAAGCCCTCCAGAGAAAATTGCAATCACTGTCATGTACACATTTCTAGAACCATTCCATAAAACTATAAACAACATATGCACAAATAAATTTCCAACGATAGGACTGGTCCTTTTCTTCATGGATCATATATCCGAGACTATCGCTACCTGCAGAGATTCCCGTCACAACCCTGAGTGGCTGAAGAATGCTGCTGAAGAAATGGCTGCAAAGGCACAGGACTACAGTGATCAAGTTTGCAACATTTTTACATACATGACTGCAATTCTTGATCCTCGAATAAAAGTTGAGCTCATTTCCGAAAGTCTCAACTCAGAGAACCACTTAGAGGAAGCGAGGTCCCATTTCATGCGGAATTACTCAAGTAACCATTTTCCGTCGATGACAAATGCATACATGGTACAAGAGTCACAAGACGGTGGTACTGTTTCTTTTGCAGAAGAGATTGCTCGTAAAAAGCGTAGGGCCAGCATGAGTTCTGCCACTGACGAACTTACTCAATATCTCTCAGAAGCTCCGGCTGCATTACAAACAGATGTTTTGGAGTGGTGGAAGTCAAATAGCACACGCTATCCTCGGTTATCTTTGATGGCTCGGGACTTTTTGGCGATTCAGGCAACTTCAGTAGCACCTGAAGACATTTTCTGGAGCAAGGGTGATGAAATCGATAGACAGCGTTTTACAATGCCCCTTGCGACAACACAAGCATTGCTTTGTCTCAAATCTTGGACTGAAGTCGGGATGAAGTTGAAACACAAATCAACTGTAATCGATTATAACAGCCTTATGGAGGTGGCTGCTACAGCAGCAAGAGACAACGTCGCAGTAGCTTTAGACAGGAAACAGAAATGA
- the LOC141717985 gene encoding zinc finger BED domain-containing protein DAYSLEEPER isoform X1, whose amino-acid sequence MDWGVNNAFKNLKDIEPKAMMDVALISSIDTVDAGLAYSEKANSAPLLKPKKKTMTSIYLKYFDTAPDGKSRKCKFCGQSYSIATATGNLGRHLSNRHPGYDNSGDVVTTPTAQPITIAKKAQAKSPHFVLDHLNWLLVKWLVLSALPPSTLEDKWLVNSFKFLNPSIQLWPGEKYQTVLCDIFRSMQDDVRVVLDQVSSKVSIALDFWTSYEQIFYMSVRCQWIDENWSIQNILIDVCHIPFPCDSTEIYTKLVRVLKFYDIENKVLSCTHDNSPYAVQACHTLKEEIDSQKVSPFCYIPCGARILNSIISDGLRTIKSVISKIREFVLKINTSMEISQDFIQFTAACQEGSWKIPLDTSVRWSGNYQMLDVVRKAGKSMDSIIRKYEETLGSRFLLSPPEKIAITVMYTFLEPFHKTINNICTNKFPTIGLVLFFMDHISETIATCRDSRHNPEWLKNAAEEMAAKAQDYSDQVCNIFTYMTAILDPRIKVELISESLNSENHLEEARSHFMRNYSSNHFPSMTNAYMVQESQDGGTVSFAEEIARKKRRASMSSATDELTQYLSEAPAALQTDVLEWWKSNSTRYPRLSLMARDFLAIQATSVAPEDIFWSKGDEIDRQRFTMPLATTQALLCLKSWTEVGMKLKHKSTVIDYNSLMEVAATAARDNVAVALDRKQK is encoded by the exons ATGGATTGGGGAGTCAACAATGCTTTTAAGAATTTAAAAG ATATTGAACCCAAGGCCATGATGGATGTGGCCCTTATTTCAAGCATCGATACGGTAGATGCTGGGTTGGCTTATTCAGAAAAAGCAAACTCTGCTCCCTTATTAAAACCGAAAAAGAAGACCATGACTTCGATATATCTCAAATATTTTGATACTGCTCCTGACGGGAAGAGTCGAAAGTGCAAGTTTTGTGGACAAAGCTATTCTATTGCCACTGCCACTG GCAATCTGGGTAGGCACCTTAGCAACCGTCATCCAGGATATGATAATTCGGGAGATGTTGTGACTACTCCAACTGCACAACCAATTACAATTGCTAAGAAAGCTCAAGCAAAATCACCTCATTTTGTGCTTGACCATTTAAATTGGTTGCTCGTCAAGTGGCTCGTTCTATCAGCTCTTCCTCCTTCTACCTTGGAGGACAAATGGCTGGTCAACTCTTTTAAATTTCTCAATCCATCAATACAACTTTGGCCTGGAGAAAAGTACCAAACAGTACTCTGTGACATTTTCAGGAGCATGCAGGATGATGTTAGAGTAGTTCTGGATCAGGTTTCATCTAAGGTTTCGATCGCTCTTGACTTCTGGACTTCCTATGAGCAGATTTTTTATATGAGTGTCAGGTGCCAATGGATAGATGAGAACTGGTCCATCCAGAATATTCTTATTGATGTCTGCCATATACCTTTCCCTTGTGACAGTACAGAGATCTACACCAAACTGGTGAGAGTTCTCAAGTTTTACGATATTGAGAACAAAGTTCTATCATGTACTCATGATAATAGTCCATATGCTGTCCAAGCATGCCACACTCTGAAAGAGGAAATTGATAGCCAGAAAGTTAGTCCTTTCTGTTACATCCCATGTGGTGCTCGTATATTGAACTCAATTATCAGCGATGGACTAAGAACCATAAAATCCGTCATCTCTAAGATTCGAGAGTTTGTGTTGAAGATTAATACATCCATGGAGATATCACAAGATTTTATTCAATTTACAGCTGCCTGTCAGGAAGGAAGCTGGAAAATTCCACTTGATACTTCTGTTCGCTGGAGTGGCAATTATCAAATGCTTGATGTGGTGAGGAAG GCTGGGAAATCTATGGATAGCATTATTAGGAAGTACGAGGAGACACTGGGTAGTAGGTTTCTACTAAGCCCTCCAGAGAAAATTGCAATCACTGTCATGTACACATTTCTAGAACCATTCCATAAAACTATAAACAACATATGCACAAATAAATTTCCAACGATAGGACTGGTCCTTTTCTTCATGGATCATATATCCGAGACTATCGCTACCTGCAGAGATTCCCGTCACAACCCTGAGTGGCTGAAGAATGCTGCTGAAGAAATGGCTGCAAAGGCACAGGACTACAGTGATCAAGTTTGCAACATTTTTACATACATGACTGCAATTCTTGATCCTCGAATAAAAGTTGAGCTCATTTCCGAAAGTCTCAACTCAGAGAACCACTTAGAGGAAGCGAGGTCCCATTTCATGCGGAATTACTCAAGTAACCATTTTCCGTCGATGACAAATGCATACATGGTACAAGAGTCACAAGACGGTGGTACTGTTTCTTTTGCAGAAGAGATTGCTCGTAAAAAGCGTAGGGCCAGCATGAGTTCTGCCACTGACGAACTTACTCAATATCTCTCAGAAGCTCCGGCTGCATTACAAACAGATGTTTTGGAGTGGTGGAAGTCAAATAGCACACGCTATCCTCGGTTATCTTTGATGGCTCGGGACTTTTTGGCGATTCAGGCAACTTCAGTAGCACCTGAAGACATTTTCTGGAGCAAGGGTGATGAAATCGATAGACAGCGTTTTACAATGCCCCTTGCGACAACACAAGCATTGCTTTGTCTCAAATCTTGGACTGAAGTCGGGATGAAGTTGAAACACAAATCAACTGTAATCGATTATAACAGCCTTATGGAGGTGGCTGCTACAGCAGCAAGAGACAACGTCGCAGTAGCTTTAGACAGGAAACAGAAATGA